From a single Ornithodoros turicata isolate Travis chromosome 8, ASM3712646v1, whole genome shotgun sequence genomic region:
- the LOC135366409 gene encoding tubulin alpha chain-like: protein MERLSVDYGKKSKLEFAIYPAPQISTAVVEPYNSILTTHTTLEHSDCAFMVDNEAIFDICRRNLDVERPTYTNLNRLIGQIVSSITASLRFDGALNVDLTEFQTNLVPYPRIHFPLVTYAPVISAEKAYHEQLTVAEITNSCFEPANQMVKCDPRHGKYMACCLLYRGDVVPKDVNAAIAAIKTKRSIQFVDWCPTGFKVGINYQPPTVVPGGDLAKVQRAVCMLSNTTAIAEAWARLDHKFDLMYAKRAFVHWYVGEGMEEGEFSEAREDLAALEKDYEEVGIDSAEGADDEGGEEF from the exons ATGGAACGCCTCTCCGTTGATTACGGGAAGAAGTCCAAGCTGGAATTTGCCATCTACCCAGCCCCTCAG ATCTCTACCGCTGTTGTGGAACCTTACAACTCCATCCTGACCACCCATACCACCCTCGAACACTCCGACTGCGCTTTCATGGTAGACAACGAGGCCATCTTCGACATCTGCCGCCGAAACCTGGACGTTGAGCGTCCCACTTACACGAACCTCAATCGCCTTATTGGTCAGATAGTTTCATCCATCACCGCTTCCCTGCGCTTCGATGGTGCCCTCAACGTTGACCTGACTGAGTTCCAGACCAACTTGGTGCCGTACCCTCGCATCCACTTCCCCCTTGTCACCTACGCTCCAGTCATTTCCGCTGAGAAGGCCTACCACGAGCAGTTGACAGTCGCTGAGATCACAAACTCTTGCTTCGAGCCGGCCAATCAGATGGTGAAGTGCGATCCTCGGCACGGAAAGTACATGGCCTGCTGCCTCCTGTATCGTGGTGATGTTGTACCCAAGGATGTGAATGCTGCCATTGCAGCTATCAAAACCAAGCGTTCCATCCAGTTTGTGGACTGGTGTCCAACCGGTTTTAAG GTCGGCATCAACTACCAACCCCCGACAGTTGTTCCTGGTGGTGACCTGGCTAAGGTTCAGCGTGCAGTCTGCATGCTTTCAAACACCACTGCCATTGCGGAAGCCTGGGCACGTCTGGACCACAAGTTTGACCTGATGTATGCCAAGCGTGCTTTTGTCCACTGGTATGTGGGCGAAGGAATGGAGGAAGGAGAGTTTTCTGAAGCTCGTGAAGACTTGGCTGCATTGGAGAAAGACTACGAGGAGGTTGGCATCGATTCCGCCGAGGGAGCGGATGATGAAGGCGGAGAGGAGTTCTGA